The DNA region ATGTGTCTGATCATAGAATTCCAGTCTCAATTTCACTCTCTGAGCACACAGATGAAGACCCTGATGATTTACAAAACTATGTGATGCAATTTCTGCAGtggtattttgtaattttgacCATTAAAGATGCCATCAAGGAGGGAGATTCTTGTAGAATGAACATATCTCTTAAATTTTGCATACCAATATTCTTCAGTCATTCTGTTTTATCTAAGTACCTAGAGGAGTGcattgattatattttaaaaactgaaatcatGCTCTCTGAAAAGATGGCTCTGAAAGTGCGGTATGGTTCTTTTGTTAATCTGAGTGGGCGCAGAGGTGACAACAAAGCAGCAGATCTACAGAAAGAGAATGAGGTGTTGGTGTTGAAGGAGTTGATACGTGGACTGGGTTCCAATAAAACTGAAAACGCAATAGTTGCCATCACAAAGGCAGCACCAGTCATACAGGATGTTGCtaataattttgacaaaatgcTCAACATTCCTGATAAAAAGACACATCACAAGAAGCGTTCATTTCAGGATCATGTAAATTGCATTCTCAAAGAACTTATTCCTGTTAAGATTTGGGAGAAAACAAATGGAAGAAAACTAGAGaactttcataaaataaaagtttctcCTTTTATTGTGgacataattcattttaaagatGTGGTAATGAAAAAAGTGGAAAGACTAAGAAGAGGAATAGTTATCTCCTCATCTGACAGTGATGATGAATCTACCTCagaatgattattttatttgtaacttGGCTAGTTATTGTTGGTTTTCTCTCGTTTGAATAATATTAAAGTATACAAgctagaaaatcaaaaaaactgactaatgtcaaatgtaaacattatacatgtgGATGTATCTGGTCAATTAtttttaagggtttttttttcttcttttgtgttCAAGTATACATGTGTAGCTTTttttataagcaaaaaaaaaaggatactTGACTCTTAATCTGAAGAAAGTGAAGATGAATCCCACTtcgaatgattttttttttttcataacatgGCTACTTGTTGTGTTTTGTCTCATTCCATCAATATTGAAGCATAACACTTGTTAAAAAATCCATGCATGAACTTCACATGTTTTTGCTACATGGAAAAATACTCATGTCGTGATTACCTTAAGTTAATTTTTGTTATACAAATGattttatatactgatatgATTTATTATTGAAGGAAGAATAGCAGTAGGCCATTGAATAGTTATTTATCATGCATCACCTTGTTGTTTTGCAAATGGCATCTGAAATAAAGTATGATGCATAGTggaaaaaaacaaatgaatgtgaaatttatcaataaaatgtttatcatgACATGCTATTAATATGAAGTTTTCAAATCTGTTCAGCAAGAGTTTTACAATTTGAACAGCAACTTTTTTTCTCTCCTGAATATACAGGACTATCAAACCCAAAGTAATTTACAAGCATAAGTCTCAAACAGCCTTGATGTGTGCAGTACTTTCGTATTTCATCAGTAATACCTTTCCTGTTTTTTGCAATGTCGCTTTGATTGAAATACATAACAGCTGAAGCCTCTTGTCCAAGTCGCCCAGCCCGTCCAATTTCTTGGAGGTATTTTTCCATTGATGTGGGGGGTCTGCTGTGAATAATACGTACAACACTAGGTGAATTAACACCCATTCCTAGAGCAACTGTTGCAAACaccaaacgaagtttggggttCAGACTAGTAAGCTCTTGAAGAATAAGTTTTTTCATAGACTCTGGATAGTCCTTGTGAAACTGTGCAAAGAGTCTATTTTGAGGATTTTTTTCTCCATCATACCCCAAGTCCTGAAGATTGTGTGCAGCATATTGGAAAAAATACCCTAGCGCTTCAAGATTATCTACATACATAATTGTTACAGGGAATAGAAGTCTTTTTTCTCGTAATTCTGATATAACAGGTTCAATCAAGtcatcatatttttcaaacttttttatgttTGGGAGCCTTGCTCTTATCTCCAAAAAGATATTTGGTCGATCTACATTTTCGGTGATCACAacaggattttttaaatttatctgtTTCGTAAGGGTAAGGATAGACTTTGGTGTTACTGTTGCAGTTAAAAGTAAATGTAATGCCTTTTCAAATACACAAACTAGATCCCCAAGCTTCTTAAAAGCAGGACGAAATTCTTCTCCCCTACAAAGAAATGAgtataatttacaaaaatgatgTCCTTTAAATTACTAGgacatgtaattttaaatacaaatattacagtaaattaaatatgtataaaatttcaataagttATGCTTATTTCTTTATGAATTAAAAGCCTGCATTCAGCCAGCAGATCTAATAAAACTGCCGAATGTTACAGAGACAGGAAGAGTGTACTGCTTTTACACAGTAAAAATGCAAATGGAGAGCACTGTTGCTGACAGGCTAATAAAAATTTCTGATACTTTACTTTGCTCATTGTTTTAGTGACAAACAATTCAACtttgcggggccactaggcgatcagcccactttgcaccagctttcattaaaatgcctagggagggaatcg from Crassostrea angulata isolate pt1a10 chromosome 7, ASM2561291v2, whole genome shotgun sequence includes:
- the LOC128157413 gene encoding uncharacterized protein LOC128157413, with the translated sequence MASFDECLDYAVQNCPVLVDKSLKLKDKQLDTLKALYEGNDCISVLPTGYGKSIIFHMLPWFTQRLYQRDKPMIALVVCPLNSIMQDQVLSLRKAGINACTISITGTHGIAFDEKDAGDEDFEDHTSEHCTIETDVPFETLMRGEFNLIYSHPEALFKTRFAKLLRSKLYQDTVCAVVIDEVHMISEWGEEFRPAFKKLGDLVCVFEKALHLLLTATVTPKSILTLTKQINLKNPVVITENVDRPNIFLEIRARLPNIKKFEKYDDLIEPVISELREKRLLFPVTIMYVDNLEALGYFFQYAAHNLQDLGYDGEKNPQNRLFAQFHKDYPESMKKLILQELTSLNPKLRLVFATVALGMGVNSPSVVRIIHSRPPTSMEKYLQEIGRAGRLGQEASAVMYFNQSDIAKNRKGITDEIRKYCTHQGCLRLMLVNYFGFDSPVYSGEKKSCCSNCKTLAEQI